A genomic stretch from Desulfohalobium retbaense DSM 5692 includes:
- the ltrA gene encoding group II intron reverse transcriptase/maturase: MEAVVGRENMLAAYKRVRANKGVPGVDGMSVNDVWGYCTLNWARIKEELLDGRYEPQPVLGVQIPKPGGGVRQLGIPTALDRLIQQALHQVLSPIFNPHFSGSSYGFRPGRSAHQAVLKAREHAAAGKRWVVDMDLEKFFDRVNHDVLMARVARKVKDKRVLALIRRYLQAGLMQGGIASKRKEGTPQGGPLSPLLSNILLDDLDKELERRGHAFCRYADDCNIYVQTKRSGERAMASITRFLTERLKLRVNADKSAVDRPWKRKFLGYSMTWHTQPRLKVAPSVVKRLKQAVREEFRRGRGRSLKKTTDTLAPKLRGWMNYFKLAEVKGVFEELDMWIRRRLRNILWRHWKRPYARARNLIRRGLTEERAWKSAINGRGPWWNSGASHMNQAFPKKYFDSLGLVSLQDQLRKAQSVR; this comes from the coding sequence ATGGAAGCGGTGGTCGGACGCGAGAACATGCTTGCGGCCTACAAGCGTGTACGCGCCAACAAAGGCGTCCCCGGAGTCGACGGCATGAGCGTCAACGACGTATGGGGATATTGCACGCTCAACTGGGCCCGAATCAAAGAGGAGTTGCTGGACGGACGGTACGAGCCGCAGCCGGTGCTCGGGGTGCAAATCCCTAAACCCGGCGGCGGGGTGCGCCAACTGGGCATCCCGACGGCGCTGGACCGCCTGATACAGCAGGCGCTGCACCAGGTGCTCTCCCCCATTTTCAACCCTCACTTCTCCGGATCCAGCTACGGCTTCCGGCCCGGTCGAAGTGCGCATCAGGCCGTGCTCAAGGCACGGGAGCATGCTGCCGCCGGCAAACGGTGGGTCGTGGACATGGACCTGGAGAAGTTCTTCGACCGCGTGAACCACGACGTGCTCATGGCGCGCGTGGCCCGCAAGGTGAAGGACAAGCGGGTGCTCGCCCTCATCCGGCGTTACCTGCAAGCGGGGCTGATGCAGGGGGGAATTGCATCGAAACGAAAGGAGGGCACGCCGCAAGGCGGCCCCCTCTCGCCGCTCTTGTCCAACATCCTTCTGGATGACCTGGACAAGGAGCTTGAACGCAGAGGCCACGCGTTCTGCCGATACGCCGACGACTGCAATATCTACGTGCAGACAAAACGGTCCGGCGAACGCGCAATGGCCTCGATCACCCGGTTTCTGACAGAACGGTTGAAGTTGAGGGTCAACGCGGATAAGAGCGCGGTTGACCGGCCATGGAAAAGGAAATTCCTTGGGTACTCGATGACCTGGCATACGCAGCCGCGGCTCAAGGTTGCGCCCAGTGTGGTCAAACGCCTGAAACAGGCGGTACGGGAGGAATTTCGACGTGGGCGGGGACGGTCGCTCAAGAAGACGACAGACACCCTTGCGCCGAAACTGCGAGGCTGGATGAACTACTTCAAGCTGGCGGAGGTAAAGGGAGTTTTTGAAGAACTGGACATGTGGATTCGCCGCAGATTGCGCAATATCCTGTGGCGGCATTGGAAACGACCCTACGCCCGAGCAAGGAACCTGATTCGCCGGGGACTGACTGAAGAGCGCGCCTGGAAATCCGCCATCAACGGCCGCGGGCCATGGTGGAACTCCGGCGCATCGCATATGAACCAGGCATTCCCCAAGAAATACTTTGATTCACTTGGACTCGTGTCACTGCAAGATCAACTTCGCAAAGCTCAAAGTGTCAGGTGA
- a CDS encoding DEAD/DEAH box helicase, with product MTAENTTVEHILKDFVEDSIPEHILEGAQDILSDEGVQKIDIKKRENYWDIDGHIQAEDFQIYNSEIGINLEDGALNFFCNCPESFSGICRHVGATLLEMLKSFNGHSEQETAAPRSDWRQTFRGFFATQPEPEPGSHYLIFRFYPEPGRLKVGFSRARQNKSGLSRVQNPVTLEQIIRNPEWSEGSSDLPTVCRQIGEFLDYFGQVVEIPSGLMTWFLWAVRNEYYLFWQDSDQPVCIEPQTMRLQLSPKLSEHGLEFDIMLGREGKVPFSIKGQELFFYGDMPLWVLWRNSFYPVQTSLSAKLIQELVMGGPVIPHADISEFLDRVWTQIPASDLHGQEEFLERMQPIFVPATYNPKLFMDEEGSLLTLEIQNVYETEHGEITLPGPNQDLQTGSYQWGAESFLVRRSQDEEAELINELQELNFQPRSNSIWFLEPEEAITFLLDAYPKLIEKYRIFGEKNLSRYKVRLSQPNIVAKVEQDEEDEKWFDLDLAVEYDDVRVPIDKIWKAWTQGKRYVQLKDGSYTSLPESWLRKLGHKLEAMGMDPSQPPKDKFQKYEAPALDKILEDVPEPETDSFWDSLREKIHNFEQVEQVEPPKHLNATLRPYQLQGASFLNFLKEYDFGGILADEMGLGKTVQTLAFLQLMIERGQSGPNLIVVPTSVLPNWEREAQKFVPNMRQLVIYGARRENLFKQISESDLVITTYALLRRDLEELNKHRFNTVILDEAQNIKNPNTITARSVRKINASFRMCLSGTPIENNLLELWSLFEFLMPGFLGSQNAFQKGFVKPIKDGDQESLEYLRNRVKPFILRRTKTEVAKDLPPKVENVHYAALIDEQMELYASLAKKLKEQVLRDVDEKGIAKSQMSILDALLKLRQICCHPRLLKLDMPGVSTNLPSGKFETFKDLVTGIIDDGHKVLVFSQFVQMLHIIRSWLSMNKVPFAYLDGTSKDRFEQVENFNNNPDIPIFLISLKAGGTGLNLTSADYVIHYDPWWNPAVEDQATDRTHRIGQTKKVFSYKLICENTVEEKILKLQEQKKGVAEAIIPGQDHWKSLTRNDLEMLFEI from the coding sequence ATGACTGCTGAAAACACAACTGTCGAACATATCCTGAAAGACTTCGTTGAAGATTCGATTCCAGAGCATATTCTGGAAGGCGCCCAGGACATTCTCAGCGATGAGGGCGTTCAAAAAATAGACATCAAAAAACGTGAGAATTATTGGGATATTGACGGCCACATCCAGGCCGAGGATTTCCAGATCTACAATTCGGAAATCGGGATCAACCTGGAAGATGGCGCCCTGAATTTTTTCTGCAACTGCCCGGAATCCTTTTCCGGCATCTGCCGCCACGTTGGGGCCACCCTGTTGGAGATGCTCAAATCCTTCAACGGCCACAGCGAACAGGAAACCGCGGCCCCGCGCAGTGATTGGCGGCAGACCTTTCGCGGCTTTTTCGCTACCCAGCCCGAGCCCGAACCCGGCAGCCATTACCTTATTTTCCGGTTCTACCCCGAACCCGGACGTTTGAAAGTCGGCTTTTCCCGGGCACGGCAGAACAAATCCGGCCTGTCCCGGGTCCAAAATCCGGTGACCCTTGAACAGATCATCCGCAATCCTGAATGGTCTGAAGGGAGTTCGGACCTGCCGACCGTATGCCGCCAAATCGGTGAATTCCTGGATTATTTCGGCCAGGTTGTCGAAATCCCCAGTGGACTGATGACCTGGTTTCTCTGGGCGGTGCGCAATGAGTATTACCTCTTTTGGCAGGATTCGGACCAACCCGTGTGCATCGAACCCCAAACCATGCGGCTCCAACTCAGCCCCAAACTCTCAGAGCACGGGTTGGAATTCGACATCATGCTCGGCCGGGAAGGCAAGGTGCCCTTCTCCATCAAGGGTCAGGAACTCTTCTTCTACGGCGATATGCCGTTGTGGGTCTTGTGGCGCAACAGCTTTTATCCGGTGCAAACGAGCTTGTCCGCCAAGCTGATCCAGGAATTGGTCATGGGCGGTCCGGTCATCCCCCACGCCGATATTTCCGAATTCCTGGACCGGGTCTGGACCCAGATCCCCGCCTCTGACCTCCACGGCCAGGAAGAATTTCTGGAGCGCATGCAGCCCATCTTCGTCCCGGCAACGTACAACCCAAAACTGTTCATGGATGAGGAAGGCAGCCTGCTGACCCTGGAGATCCAGAACGTCTACGAAACCGAACACGGCGAAATCACCCTCCCCGGCCCCAACCAGGATCTGCAGACCGGCAGTTACCAATGGGGTGCGGAATCCTTTCTTGTCCGACGCTCTCAGGACGAAGAAGCCGAGCTGATCAACGAACTCCAGGAGTTGAATTTCCAGCCACGGTCCAATTCGATCTGGTTCCTGGAGCCCGAGGAGGCCATTACCTTTTTGCTCGACGCCTACCCCAAGCTGATCGAAAAATACCGTATCTTTGGGGAGAAGAACCTGTCGCGCTACAAGGTCCGCCTCAGTCAGCCCAATATCGTGGCCAAGGTCGAACAGGACGAAGAGGACGAAAAATGGTTCGATCTCGATCTGGCCGTGGAGTACGACGATGTCCGGGTCCCCATCGACAAGATCTGGAAAGCCTGGACCCAGGGCAAGCGGTACGTCCAGCTCAAGGACGGCTCCTACACCAGTCTGCCCGAATCCTGGCTGCGCAAGCTCGGCCACAAGCTCGAGGCCATGGGCATGGACCCCAGTCAGCCGCCCAAGGACAAGTTCCAAAAATACGAAGCGCCGGCGCTGGACAAAATACTCGAAGATGTCCCCGAACCGGAAACCGATTCCTTCTGGGACTCCCTGCGCGAAAAGATCCACAATTTCGAGCAGGTCGAGCAGGTCGAGCCGCCGAAGCACCTCAACGCCACCCTGCGCCCCTACCAGTTGCAGGGAGCGAGCTTCCTCAATTTCCTCAAGGAATACGATTTTGGTGGTATCCTGGCTGACGAAATGGGGCTGGGGAAGACAGTCCAGACCCTGGCTTTTTTACAACTCATGATCGAACGCGGCCAATCGGGACCGAACCTCATCGTGGTCCCGACCTCAGTTTTGCCCAACTGGGAGCGCGAGGCCCAGAAATTCGTGCCCAACATGCGCCAATTGGTCATCTACGGCGCACGACGGGAAAATCTGTTCAAGCAGATCTCCGAATCCGACTTGGTTATCACCACCTACGCTTTGCTTCGGCGCGATCTGGAGGAACTCAACAAACACCGGTTCAACACGGTCATCCTGGACGAAGCCCAGAATATCAAAAATCCGAACACCATCACCGCCCGTTCGGTGCGCAAGATCAACGCCTCCTTCAGGATGTGCCTCTCCGGTACGCCCATTGAAAACAACCTCCTGGAATTGTGGTCGTTGTTCGAATTCCTCATGCCCGGATTCCTCGGTTCGCAAAACGCCTTTCAAAAAGGCTTCGTCAAACCGATCAAGGATGGCGACCAGGAAAGCCTGGAGTATCTGCGCAACCGGGTCAAACCCTTTATTCTGCGACGCACGAAGACCGAAGTGGCCAAGGATCTGCCGCCCAAGGTCGAAAACGTCCACTACGCTGCCCTTATCGACGAGCAGATGGAACTCTATGCCTCCCTGGCCAAAAAGCTCAAAGAGCAGGTCCTGCGCGACGTCGATGAAAAAGGGATCGCCAAGAGTCAGATGTCTATTTTGGACGCCTTGCTCAAGCTGCGGCAGATCTGCTGCCACCCGCGGCTGCTCAAGCTGGACATGCCGGGCGTGTCCACCAATCTTCCCTCCGGGAAATTCGAGACCTTCAAGGACCTGGTCACCGGTATCATCGACGACGGACACAAGGTCCTGGTGTTCTCCCAGTTTGTCCAGATGCTGCACATCATTCGTTCCTGGCTGTCCATGAACAAGGTCCCCTTCGCCTACCTCGACGGAACCTCCAAGGATCGCTTCGAGCAGGTGGAGAACTTCAACAACAACCCCGACATCCCCATTTTCCTGATCTCCCTCAAGGCCGGGGGGACGGGCCTGAACCTGACCTCCGCCGACTATGTCATCCACTACGACCCATGGTGGAACCCGGCTGTGGAAGACCAGGCCACGGACCGGACCCACCGCATCGGACAGACCAAAAAGGTCTTTTCCTATAAACTGATCTGCGAAAATACGGTCGAAGAAAAGATCCTCAAGCTCCAGGAACAGAAAAAGGGAGTGGCCGAGGCCATCATCCCCGGCCAGGACCATTGGAAATCCCTGACCCGCAACGACCTGGAAATGTTGTTCGAAATATAA
- a CDS encoding RelA/SpoT family protein: protein MIRINDILEKVSAYLPKSEQALIQKAYVFSASAHAGQRRLSGEPYLSHPLEVAHILAELRLDAPTIAAGLLHDTLEDTQSNVSDLEEQFGEEVAQIVEGVTKIGKVRFTSKEEAQAENIRKMILAMAEDIRVIIVKLADRLHNMRTLQHQKGIKQRLISQETMEIYAPLANRLGLYRVKVQLEDISFQYLRPDVYYQIKSGVEQHQTLGQQYIERVTGLIQSILDENSIPGRVSGRQKHLYSIFHKMQRQGLSLDQVHDLVAFRVILKSVRDCYAVLGLIHSIWKPVPGRFKDYISMPKANMYQSLHTTVIGPDGERIEIQIRTEEMHEINEYGIAAHWKYKDGSNLSERDADRFRWLRQILDWQKELKDPREFMASLRFDLFQDEVYVFTPRGEVRELPDEATPVDFAYMIHTEVGNHCAGAKVNGKLVPLDTALKNGDTVEIITDEKRSPSRDWLKFVKTAKARTRIKHWIRTEERSRSIALAKEMLEKEGRRIGVNFKKLMKERSLEPVAEEYSFRSVDDLLSAVGYAKLTPRQILNRFLPKPVAEETPERQRGKKEDKEAPRKTEGKARQEGVNIKGVDDVLVRFAQCCQPLPGDPIVGYISRGRGVTVHKSDCSNVQGLEPERLLNVTWEGEKQDSFPATIQMLCRNEMGVLQSITALLTERQVNIDSGHFRSDVDGNSEVVLTVQVQDTDHLYKTIDAISRIPAVVEVVRKSRQEKSLPGQRSNPEH, encoded by the coding sequence ATGATACGCATCAACGATATTCTGGAAAAAGTTTCGGCCTATCTGCCGAAATCTGAACAGGCCCTGATCCAAAAGGCCTATGTCTTTTCTGCCTCGGCCCATGCCGGACAACGGCGGTTGTCCGGAGAACCCTATCTGTCCCATCCCCTTGAAGTGGCCCACATCCTGGCGGAACTGCGGTTGGATGCCCCGACCATTGCCGCTGGCCTCCTCCACGACACGCTCGAGGACACGCAGTCCAACGTCAGTGATCTTGAAGAGCAGTTCGGTGAGGAGGTCGCCCAGATTGTCGAAGGGGTGACCAAGATCGGGAAAGTCCGGTTTACGTCCAAAGAGGAGGCCCAGGCGGAAAATATCCGGAAGATGATTCTGGCCATGGCCGAAGACATCCGGGTCATTATCGTCAAACTGGCTGACCGTTTGCATAATATGCGAACCCTGCAGCATCAGAAGGGGATCAAACAGCGGCTGATTTCCCAGGAAACTATGGAGATTTATGCCCCTTTGGCGAACCGACTCGGTTTGTACCGGGTCAAAGTGCAATTGGAGGACATCAGTTTTCAGTACCTGCGGCCCGACGTGTATTACCAGATCAAGTCTGGTGTGGAGCAGCATCAGACCCTGGGGCAGCAATATATTGAGCGGGTGACCGGACTTATTCAGTCTATCTTGGACGAGAATTCCATTCCCGGCCGAGTCTCGGGGCGGCAGAAGCATTTGTATTCCATTTTCCACAAGATGCAGCGCCAGGGGCTTTCCCTCGATCAGGTCCACGATCTGGTGGCCTTCCGGGTCATCCTGAAATCGGTCCGGGATTGTTATGCTGTCTTGGGGCTGATCCACTCGATCTGGAAGCCGGTACCAGGGCGGTTCAAGGATTACATCTCCATGCCCAAGGCCAATATGTATCAGAGCCTGCATACGACGGTCATAGGCCCTGACGGCGAGCGGATCGAGATCCAGATCCGCACTGAGGAGATGCACGAAATCAATGAATACGGTATCGCGGCGCACTGGAAATATAAGGACGGGTCCAATCTCAGCGAACGGGATGCGGACCGGTTCCGCTGGTTGCGGCAGATACTGGACTGGCAGAAGGAGCTCAAGGACCCCCGGGAATTCATGGCCTCGCTCCGCTTCGATCTTTTTCAGGACGAGGTGTACGTCTTCACGCCACGCGGTGAGGTTCGGGAACTCCCGGATGAAGCGACCCCAGTCGATTTTGCGTACATGATCCACACCGAGGTCGGCAATCATTGCGCCGGCGCCAAGGTCAACGGCAAGCTGGTCCCTTTAGACACGGCTCTGAAAAACGGTGATACTGTTGAAATCATCACCGACGAAAAGCGTTCCCCCAGCCGGGACTGGCTCAAATTCGTCAAGACGGCCAAAGCCCGCACACGCATCAAGCATTGGATCCGCACCGAAGAGCGGTCGCGGTCCATTGCTCTGGCCAAGGAGATGCTGGAAAAGGAAGGGCGGCGTATCGGGGTCAATTTCAAAAAATTGATGAAGGAGCGCAGCCTCGAACCGGTGGCGGAAGAGTATTCTTTTCGCAGTGTTGACGATCTGCTTTCCGCCGTGGGCTACGCCAAGCTCACGCCCAGGCAGATTTTGAACCGCTTTCTGCCCAAACCGGTGGCTGAAGAAACACCGGAACGGCAGCGGGGCAAGAAGGAAGACAAGGAAGCGCCGCGGAAAACCGAGGGGAAGGCCCGTCAGGAAGGGGTGAACATCAAAGGCGTCGACGATGTCCTGGTCCGCTTTGCCCAGTGTTGCCAGCCACTGCCCGGCGATCCCATTGTCGGGTATATCAGCCGTGGACGGGGCGTTACGGTCCACAAATCGGACTGTAGCAATGTGCAGGGGTTGGAACCGGAACGGCTGCTCAACGTCACCTGGGAAGGGGAAAAACAGGATTCCTTTCCGGCTACAATCCAGATGCTGTGCCGCAATGAAATGGGCGTGCTCCAATCGATCACGGCCCTTTTGACCGAGCGGCAAGTCAATATTGATTCCGGCCACTTTCGTTCCGATGTCGATGGCAATTCCGAGGTCGTGCTCACGGTCCAGGTCCAGGACACGGACCATCTGTACAAGACTATTGACGCCATCAGCCGGATTCCGGCAGTAGTTGAAGTGGTGCGGAAAAGTCGCCAGGAAAAATCATTACCCGGTCAACGCAGCAACCCGGAACACTAA
- a CDS encoding rubredoxin — MARYECPCGYIYDPEEGDYERGIEAGTPFAELPEEWVCPVCGAEKEYFERLDD, encoded by the coding sequence ATGGCGCGCTACGAATGTCCCTGCGGCTATATATATGACCCTGAAGAGGGCGATTACGAACGGGGGATCGAGGCCGGTACCCCGTTTGCGGAATTGCCCGAGGAATGGGTCTGCCCTGTATGCGGAGCGGAAAAGGAATATTTCGAGCGTCTGGACGATTAG
- a CDS encoding HD domain-containing phosphohydrolase, which yields MEMGQQLDRETVLVVDDEESLRDICQDALEDAGYKVIQAKQGREALQVLYGDTEMVDLVVSDLRMPELNGMELLQRIRQEQIDVDFLIMTGYGTIETAVESMKLGAADYLPKPFNISHLLLKVEKVLQERRDRKERHNLSNLVRLLKLSRDINSQLDLPSLLKEFLFHLERNFAPQGVGLFLKNDAGELELKTESGGLWREDPRVLSLCRRLALHVLDAREPKLADKYLLRVDTELKGVWNEDVLPYSIMAAPLLTQQGPTGVVTLLRDGQDTNLYTLDDLQLLTVFASQTSSSIVNAKLYGRMRQMNLEVIRSYAQAVEAKDIYTRGHSDRVAQYAVELGQVIGLGREELDQLHTAGLLHDIGKIGIPDRILNKPSGLTSDEYGVMKRHPEVGYSILSQVGTLQEVLPIIFHHHERVDGQGYPNGLSGDEIPFLARLVSVVDSYEAMTSDRAYRNSLSQEKVVSILEQNAGSQWDEELVQHWLRYLSNGNGNGIA from the coding sequence ATGGAAATGGGGCAGCAGCTCGACCGCGAGACCGTGCTCGTTGTCGATGATGAAGAAAGTCTTCGGGATATTTGCCAGGATGCCCTTGAAGATGCCGGCTACAAGGTTATCCAGGCCAAACAGGGTCGAGAGGCTTTGCAGGTCCTGTACGGCGATACGGAGATGGTCGATCTGGTGGTTTCCGATCTGCGGATGCCGGAACTCAACGGCATGGAGCTCTTGCAGCGCATCCGTCAGGAACAGATCGACGTCGATTTTCTGATCATGACCGGGTACGGGACCATTGAGACCGCTGTGGAGAGCATGAAGTTGGGGGCGGCGGACTATCTGCCCAAGCCTTTCAATATCAGTCACCTGCTGCTCAAGGTGGAGAAGGTGCTCCAGGAGCGGCGAGACCGCAAGGAACGGCACAATCTGAGCAATCTGGTGCGCTTGCTGAAGTTGAGCCGGGATATCAACAGCCAACTCGATTTGCCCTCCCTGCTCAAAGAATTCTTGTTTCACCTGGAACGCAACTTCGCCCCTCAGGGGGTGGGCCTGTTTCTCAAAAATGACGCCGGCGAGCTTGAACTCAAGACCGAATCCGGGGGGCTGTGGCGCGAGGACCCCCGAGTGCTTTCCTTGTGCCGCCGGCTCGCCCTGCATGTGCTCGACGCCCGTGAGCCAAAATTGGCTGACAAATATCTCTTGCGTGTGGACACAGAACTCAAGGGGGTGTGGAACGAGGATGTCCTGCCCTATTCCATCATGGCCGCCCCCTTGCTGACGCAGCAAGGGCCAACCGGAGTGGTCACCCTGCTCCGCGACGGCCAGGACACCAATCTCTATACCCTCGATGACCTCCAGCTTTTGACAGTCTTTGCCTCCCAGACGAGTTCTTCCATCGTCAACGCCAAACTCTATGGCCGGATGCGCCAGATGAACCTGGAAGTCATCCGCTCTTATGCCCAGGCCGTGGAGGCCAAGGACATCTATACCCGGGGCCATTCCGATCGTGTCGCCCAGTACGCTGTGGAACTCGGGCAAGTGATCGGCCTTGGGCGCGAAGAACTCGATCAACTCCACACTGCCGGACTCTTGCACGATATCGGCAAGATCGGCATCCCGGACCGGATTTTGAACAAGCCATCCGGATTGACGTCTGATGAATACGGGGTCATGAAACGCCATCCCGAAGTGGGCTATTCCATTTTGTCTCAGGTGGGGACACTCCAGGAGGTCCTGCCCATTATTTTTCACCACCACGAACGCGTGGACGGGCAGGGGTATCCTAACGGTCTTTCAGGAGACGAAATCCCGTTTCTCGCCCGGCTGGTCAGTGTGGTCGACAGCTATGAGGCTATGACCTCGGATCGGGCCTACCGCAACTCTTTATCCCAGGAAAAGGTCGTTTCCATTTTGGAACAAAACGCGGGCAGTCAGTGGGACGAAGAGTTGGTGCAGCACTGGCTGCGTTATCTTTCCAACGGCAATGGGAACGGGATCGCCTAG
- a CDS encoding tetratricopeptide repeat protein: protein MQQTDTTHTARSKRSGDALTGPSPLWRLFWGCSGLAVAVCIGMVVAVISGEGRLGATQEQTVAQSEMESASNSTIALPPVQRFPVNRSFRRADSLGREDKGKAAEANQTARSTSPLPSPPPCGTESSLPKNVESPQAVYRSALHLLHAEQPQAARERLRTFLNHYADHSLASNARYWLGETWYSQQAYTKAIAIWNDALQRRPDSHKAPAMLLKIGYARFELGQNDKGRLSLQCLLRTDPPPRIATLARKKLAEGSCDGRS from the coding sequence ATGCAGCAGACAGATACCACCCACACAGCCCGGAGCAAGCGATCCGGAGATGCGTTGACGGGGCCTTCGCCTCTGTGGCGGTTGTTTTGGGGATGCAGTGGACTGGCGGTGGCCGTGTGTATCGGCATGGTAGTGGCAGTCATCTCCGGTGAAGGCCGTTTGGGAGCCACGCAAGAGCAAACTGTCGCCCAGTCTGAAATGGAGTCCGCATCCAACAGCACCATCGCACTGCCCCCTGTGCAGCGCTTTCCAGTCAATCGGTCTTTTCGTCGCGCTGACAGCTTGGGGCGTGAAGACAAGGGAAAAGCGGCGGAGGCGAATCAGACGGCCCGTTCCACGTCCCCGCTGCCCTCTCCACCACCGTGCGGGACCGAGAGCTCTCTTCCAAAGAATGTGGAGTCCCCGCAAGCGGTATATCGCTCGGCCCTGCACCTGCTGCACGCTGAGCAACCGCAAGCGGCTCGCGAACGGTTGCGGACGTTTCTGAATCACTATGCAGACCACTCCCTGGCTTCCAACGCCCGGTATTGGCTCGGTGAGACCTGGTACAGCCAGCAGGCCTACACCAAGGCCATCGCGATCTGGAACGACGCGCTCCAGCGCAGACCTGATTCGCACAAGGCGCCAGCGATGTTGCTCAAGATCGGCTATGCCCGCTTTGAACTCGGCCAAAACGACAAGGGCCGTCTGAGTTTGCAATGTCTGTTGCGAACCGACCCACCGCCGCGTATCGCAACGTTGGCCAGAAAAAAATTGGCCGAGGGGTCCTGCGATGGCCGCTCCTGA
- the dprA gene encoding DNA-processing protein DprA encodes MAAPESLAPSERAEELWACLALRYTPGLGPKTQRRLFDAYGSARRAVADAAHWGQWDWMRPQAVAAFTSRKWEQEARREWDAARRQEMRVVLWSEDQYPVRLREIEAAPPFVYAYGDTSLLHAPCVAMVGSRQCSRYGKKVARALAADLAQAGITVVSGFAQGIDSHAHTGALNGVGSSVAVMGTGLDIVYPARQHQLWQEVAAHGCLISEFAPGTPPEPKNFPRRNRIISGLSLAVVVVEAALQSGSLITAQLALEQDREVFVVPGSVLESGFAGGHALLRDGARLVRNAEDIVQDLGPMVSVTSPRPGALPLDPPQDRSASELTWRGGSALENAVVARLSEEDRVHVDVFLRELADSSQAINHALLMLEMQEVVEKLPGMYYALAPGVRVAKG; translated from the coding sequence ATGGCCGCTCCTGAATCCTTGGCCCCCTCAGAGCGGGCTGAAGAATTGTGGGCCTGTCTTGCCCTGCGCTACACGCCAGGCCTGGGACCGAAAACCCAGCGCCGGTTGTTCGATGCCTACGGATCGGCTCGCCGGGCAGTGGCCGACGCTGCGCATTGGGGGCAGTGGGACTGGATGCGTCCCCAGGCGGTCGCGGCCTTCACCTCCCGGAAATGGGAACAGGAGGCGCGGCGGGAATGGGATGCGGCCCGGCGACAGGAAATGCGGGTCGTCTTGTGGAGTGAGGACCAGTATCCCGTTCGGTTACGGGAAATCGAGGCCGCCCCACCCTTTGTCTACGCCTACGGGGATACCAGTCTGCTCCATGCCCCATGCGTGGCTATGGTCGGTTCCCGACAATGTTCGCGCTACGGCAAAAAGGTCGCCAGGGCGCTGGCCGCTGATCTGGCCCAGGCGGGGATTACTGTGGTCTCCGGCTTCGCCCAGGGCATCGATTCCCACGCCCATACCGGCGCATTGAACGGAGTCGGCAGCAGTGTGGCGGTCATGGGCACCGGCCTGGACATCGTCTATCCGGCTCGGCAGCACCAACTGTGGCAGGAGGTCGCGGCCCACGGGTGCCTGATTTCGGAATTTGCACCGGGGACGCCCCCAGAGCCGAAAAATTTTCCGCGCCGCAACCGCATCATCAGCGGACTCAGTCTGGCGGTGGTCGTGGTTGAAGCAGCGCTGCAAAGCGGCAGTCTTATCACGGCCCAATTGGCCCTGGAACAGGACCGGGAGGTCTTTGTGGTGCCCGGCTCAGTCTTGGAATCCGGATTTGCCGGAGGGCATGCCCTGCTGCGCGACGGAGCGCGACTGGTGCGCAACGCCGAGGACATTGTCCAGGATTTGGGACCGATGGTCTCGGTGACCAGCCCGCGTCCGGGGGCTTTGCCCCTGGACCCCCCGCAGGATCGCTCTGCCTCGGAGCTGACATGGCGCGGAGGATCAGCTTTGGAAAATGCCGTAGTTGCCCGTCTGAGCGAGGAAGATCGAGTCCATGTGGATGTTTTCCTGCGTGAACTTGCAGACAGCAGTCAGGCCATCAACCACGCTCTGCTTATGCTGGAAATGCAAGAGGTTGTGGAGAAACTGCCCGGGATGTATTATGCGCTCGCCCCCGGGGTCCGGGTTGCAAAGGGGTAA